The following coding sequences are from one Chelonoidis abingdonii isolate Lonesome George chromosome 4, CheloAbing_2.0, whole genome shotgun sequence window:
- the FOS gene encoding protein c-Fos: MMYQGFTTDYDASSSRCSSASPAGDSLTYYTSPADSFSSMGSPVNQQDFCTDLAVSSASFVPTVTAISTSPDLQWLVQPTLISSVAPSQNRAHPYGVPTPPASAYSRAGIVKSTGGRGQSIGRRGKIEQLSPEEEEKRRIRRERNKMAAAKCRNRRRELTDTLQTETDQLEEEKSTLQTEIANLLKEKEKLEFILAAHRPACKIPEELQFSEELAVSSLDLSGLGEAPVPSPPESEEAAFALPMLQEAAQPEPLPEPPKASSSLELKPEPFDFLFPHSSRETARSVPDMDLSGSSSFYTEDWEPLAAGACGELEPLCTPVVTCTPCSSTYTSTFVFTYPEADSFPSCAAAHRKGSSSNEPSSDSLSSPTLLAL; this comes from the exons ATGATGTACCAGGGCTTCACCACCGACTATGACGCGTCTTCCTCCCGCTGCAGCAGTGCTTCTCCGGCCGGGGATAGCCTCACCTACTACACTTCCCCGGCCGACTCCTTCTCCAGCATGGGCTCGCCTGTCAACCAGCAG GATTTCTGCACGGACCTCGCTGTCTCCAGTGCCAGCTTCGTACCGACAGTGACTGCCATCTCCACAAGTCCAGATCTGCAATGGCTGGTGCAGCCCACCTTAATCTCTTCAGTGGCACCGTCCCAGAACCGGGCCCATCCCTACGGGGTCCCTACTCCTCCAGCCAGCGCCTATTCGAGGGCTGGAATTGTCAAAAGTACAGGAGGCAGAGGGCAAAGCATTGGCAGAAGGGGCAAAATCGAACAG CTGTccccagaggaagaggaaaagagaaggaTCAGGAGGGAAAGGAACAAGATGGCAGCAGCTAAGTGCCGCAACCGGAGGCGAGAACTGACAGACACTCTACAAACG GAGACCGatcagctggaggaggagaagtcCACGCTGCAGACCGAGATCGCTAACCTgctgaaggagaaagagaagctCGAGTTCATCCTGGCTGCGCACCGGCCAGCCTGCAAGATCCCCGAGGAGCTGCAGTTCTCCGAGGAGCTCGCTGTCTCCTCGCTGGACCTCAGCGGCCTGGGAGAGGCGCCTGTGCCCAGCCCCCCGGAGTCCGAGGAGGCAGCCTTTGCCCTGCCCATGCTGCAGGAGGCCGCTCAGCCCGAGCCTCTCCCGGAGCCTCCCAAAGCAAGCAgcagcctggagctgaagcccgagccctttgatttcctcttcccccactcGTCCCGGGAGACTGCCCGCTCAGTGCCCGACATGGACCTGTCCGGCTCCTCCTCCTTCTACACGGAGGACTGGGAGCCCCTGGCGGCCGGGGCGTGCGGGGAGCTGGAGCCGCTCTGCACCCCGGTGgtgacctgcaccccctgctccagcacttACACCTCTACTTTCGTCTTCACCTACCCGGAGGCCGACTCCTTCCCCAGCTGTGCAGCCGCGCACAGGAAGGGCAGTAGCAGCAACGAGCCCTCCTCCGACTCGCTCAGCTCCCCGACCCTGCTGGCCTTGTGA